A portion of the Cydia fagiglandana chromosome 7, ilCydFagi1.1, whole genome shotgun sequence genome contains these proteins:
- the LOC134665779 gene encoding uncharacterized protein LOC134665779: MWRQIYLFWLLIVYAAAIKVPVDNKEETTTLVVNDTSPTPDAPIYYESDEPKIDSYLIPPNTHNAEDKQDLIPTYLLPPTQDKQEDYYVVPTDATQSDWYPIQSDPQNNPAILPQSLPQINPSILPESLSQGQSFILSQGQQDDIPIFMVGDNLPPRFEHVRAGKAHKLQKQDIPVPSRHLEPPAEDAENHFLLPTPTAELELPYQEQNQQFVAPSEEVYELPIRGPNHKFNPLNNKPINFRLKPAEPTLSLHLTPPKPLLSKHKNPTKLYPKKYPGGFRPVPIPLTQFEEESSAEVPKANPAKPFNPAADPDSEYSKPSDKDAYLYEKLKQKRKLRKEKAAKQHLPPLEEPTHGKPVSEQETSETHFRYPGRNVYPTPLRQAPPTPHPQPLSGGAPSKPPPAGDRTEFRMHGMKGPHSYQFGYDTGKGKNRQFRFEERDNDGHVRGHYGYVDKHGKLRVINYDADPQLGFRAEAPVESEP, translated from the exons TTTTGGCTGCTTATAGTCTATGCAGCAGCAATCAAAGTGCCAGTGGACAATAAAGAAGAAACCACAACTCTGGTAGTCAACGACACGAGTCCAACTCCAGATGCTCCCATTTACTATGAATCAGATGAACCTAAAATAGACAGCTATCTCATACCGCCCAACACGCACAATGCAGAGGACAAACAAGATCTAATCCCTACATATCTCCTTCCTCCCACACAAGATAAGCAGGAGGACTATTATGTTGTGCCGACTGATGCAACACAGTCAGACTGGTACCCCATACAATCAGATCCGCAAAATAACCCGGCCATCTTACCGCAGTCTTTACCTCAAATAAATCCTAGCATTTTACCTGAATCACTCTCTCAGGGTCAGAGCTTTATTTTATCACAAGGACAACAAGACGATATCCCAATATTTATGGTAGGAGATAACCTTCCTCCGCGATTTGAACATGTTAGAGCAGGAAAAGCACACAAGCTACAAAAACAAGACATACCTGTGCCGTCAAGACACCTGGAACCTCCAGCGGAGGATGCCGAAAATCATTTCCTCTTGCCTACTCCCACAGCGGAATTGGAATTACCATATCAGGAACAAAATCAACAGTTCGTGGCACCGTCAGAGGAGGTATACGAACTACCTATCAGGGGACCCAATCATAAATTTAATCCATTAAATAACAAGCCTATAAATTTCCGACTCAAGCCGGCTGAGCCGACTCTCTCGTTACATCTCACGCCGCCAAAGCCCCTTCTGTCGAAACACAAAAATCCCACAAAATTGTATCCTAAAAAATATCCAGGGGGATTCCGGCCCGTGCCGATTCCTTTAACCCAGTTTGAAGAGGAATCTTCAGCCGAAGTCCCCAAAGCGAATCCTGCGAAACCGTTTAATCCCGCCGCTGATCCTGATTCTGAATATTCGAAACCGAGCGATAAAGATGCTTACTTGTACGAGAAACTCAAGCAAAAGCGTAAACTGAGGAAGGAAAAAGCCGCTAAG CAACACCTCCCGCCGTTAGAAGAACCGACACACGGTAAACCAGTTTCAGAGCAAGAAACTTCCGAAACACACTTCAGATACCCTGGAC GCAACGTGTACCCGACGCCGCTCCGGCAAGCTCCGCCGACGCCGCATCCGCAGCCGCTCTCAGGCGGAGCGCCCTCTAAGCCTCCGCCGGCAGGGGACCGCACGGAATTCCGCATGCACGGCATGAAGGGGCCTCATAGCTACCAGTTCGGTTACGATACGGGGAAGGG TAAAAACCGCCAATTCCGTTTCGAGGAGCGCGACAACGACGGGCACGTGCGCGGACACTACGGCTACGTGGACAAACACGGCAAACTGCGGGTCATCAACTATGACGCCGACCCCCAACTCGGCTTCCGTGCCGAGGCTCCCGTGGAGTCGGAGCCGTGA